One genomic region from Streptomyces sp. NBC_00582 encodes:
- a CDS encoding glycosyltransferase family 2 protein — protein MPQVHERSRRIVVLTAVHAPSARYLPEAWKSLREQELPEDWEWHWVIQEDGTTDAVRPYVPDDSRVTFRQGRPGGPGVARTIALAYCDGSYVKVLDADDLLTPGALARDLAALERDPDLGWATSRVLDLLPDGSTVGFPGDPTGGPLERGVVLAHWKAHDHRAQVHPASLFVRRDLLTSLGGWMALPASEDTGLLLALNAVSRGWFTPEAGLFYRKWAGQATGQASHVDPAERVARMAVAEARARALASFGWTYPAG, from the coding sequence GTGCCCCAGGTCCACGAACGAAGCCGCCGCATAGTCGTCCTCACCGCCGTGCACGCGCCCTCGGCCCGGTATCTGCCCGAGGCCTGGAAGTCGCTGCGCGAGCAGGAGCTGCCCGAGGACTGGGAGTGGCACTGGGTGATCCAGGAGGACGGTACGACGGACGCGGTCCGACCGTACGTCCCCGACGACTCCCGGGTGACCTTCCGGCAGGGACGCCCCGGCGGGCCCGGTGTCGCGCGGACGATCGCGCTGGCGTACTGCGACGGGTCGTACGTGAAGGTCCTGGACGCCGACGACCTGCTCACGCCCGGTGCGCTCGCCCGGGACTTAGCCGCCCTGGAGCGCGATCCCGACCTCGGCTGGGCCACCTCACGGGTTCTGGACCTCCTCCCCGACGGCTCCACCGTCGGCTTCCCCGGCGATCCCACCGGCGGCCCCCTCGAACGCGGTGTCGTCCTGGCCCACTGGAAGGCGCACGACCACCGCGCCCAGGTGCACCCGGCCTCCCTGTTCGTACGCCGCGATCTGCTGACCTCGCTCGGTGGCTGGATGGCGTTGCCGGCCTCCGAGGACACCGGGTTGCTGCTGGCGCTGAACGCGGTGAGCCGAGGCTGGTTCACCCCGGAGGCGGGGCTGTTCTACCGCAAGTGGGCAGGCCAGGCCACGGGTCAGGCCTCGCACGTCGACCCCGCGGAGCGTGTGGCACGCATGGCGGTCGCGGAGGCCAGGGCGCGCGCGCTGGCCTCCTTCGGCTGGACCTACCCGGCGGGCTGA
- a CDS encoding nSTAND1 domain-containing NTPase yields the protein MEALSSDSGARTAFAERLALLYKEAGNPPLKRVSEAVARLQRVDDRGRPVRVSAQRISDWRRARNVPAHFAALAAVLHVLIPDARRARPAPVSPGLYDMPQWQRLWERALADPVATGEGAVPAEETRKEQSTSASAAGESAVPGSVCPYRGLASYRRQDARWFFGRERSTEALVAQLRAARSTGGLVMLVGASGAGKSSLLSAGLVPALREGALADGEKDAGDAAAQGDARRGDARPGNPRQEDLRAGDQRAGDQRAGDQRAGDLRQGDARPGDQRQGDARPGNPWQEDLRPGDLRHGGAQHGHPPQADRPQGEAPQGTGPEGTAPLGAAPQRTAPQGTAPQGTAPLGAAPQGKTPQGTVPQGTTPHAEVLHLVPGADPLGELAARIPGLAPLVQDARAHGDPVSPWFARSVREAVADWARGAAPGPGPAVVIVDQFEEVFTLCADEAGRRLFVQLLHAAATPAGAGERAPALVVLGIRADFYEQCLAHPELADALQHRHMVLGPLTTTELREAVTGPAKAVGLELEPGLAELIVREVSADGPRGAHDAGVLPLLSHALLATWQRRKAGRLTLAGYRAAGGIQGAVAATAERAWSGLDPAARTAARLLLLRLVRLGEDTQATRRRGTRRQLAQESTDPGATEESLEALVRARLVTLDAESVEITHEALLTAWPRLREWIDEDRSDHLLRQRLEEDGRAWEGSHRDSSLLYRGSRLEQAHTWAKSAGDTFLTRSAVDFLAASVRLRRRTVRISRAAVSALVVLAVLAVGAAVVAWQQRNDAVFEQVVAEADRVQYTDPSLSAQLDLVAHRLRPDDEGARNRLISIVNAPLATPLLGHTGAVYLTSFSPDGKLLATASYDRTVRLWSLADPSRPEPLGKPLTGHTSWVSSAVFSPDGRTLASAGDDGTIRLWDMSRPAAPRPLGKPLQAHGGTVYLVAFSPDGHTLASANEDSGVRLWNVADPAAPKALATLTGHTAAVRSVAFSPDGRTLATGGDDNAVRLWNTADPSRPRLLGKPLTGHDGTIHSVAFSPDGRTLASGSADDTVRLWRVSDPARPAALGAPLTGHTGPVWSVSFSPDGSLLAAASADSTAILWNVSDPKYPSQLGEPLAGSSGEMYALGFSPDGTTLATGSGDTKVRLWSVPTADMIGSTGAFRPDGRVLGTAARDGRIRLWNVARPGRPEPLGEPFMAADGGYRSLAFSPDGHTLAILTDNRAVHLYDVTDPARPVSHGAPITLRTRFTGPDALAYSPDGRTLATGYDDRTIQLWNVADPSHVTRLGAPLTGHRGYVNSLAFSPDGKTLASGSADATIRLWNVTDPGRTTPVGTPLKGHSGPVNALAFSPDGKTLASGSDDDTVRLWNIADLSRAGRLGSPLTGHTEAVVSLTYSKDGGTLASGGNDNTVRLWNVRVPSDASPIGQSMSPNAKTGNFLSFSPNSRMLGVSSGADTVRLWNLDVDRAITHICATTRNVLTAEKWHEYLPRLSYDPPCPT from the coding sequence GTGGAGGCCTTGAGTTCCGACTCGGGGGCGCGTACAGCCTTCGCGGAACGTCTCGCGCTGCTGTACAAGGAGGCCGGCAACCCGCCCCTCAAACGCGTGTCCGAGGCGGTTGCCCGGCTGCAGCGGGTCGACGATCGCGGGCGGCCGGTGCGGGTGTCCGCCCAGCGGATCAGCGACTGGCGCCGCGCCAGGAACGTCCCCGCCCACTTCGCCGCCCTCGCCGCCGTCCTCCATGTGCTGATACCCGACGCACGCCGCGCCAGGCCCGCGCCCGTCTCTCCCGGCCTGTACGACATGCCCCAGTGGCAGCGGCTCTGGGAGCGCGCCCTGGCCGACCCGGTCGCGACCGGCGAGGGCGCCGTACCGGCCGAGGAGACGCGGAAGGAGCAGAGCACCTCGGCCTCCGCCGCGGGCGAGTCCGCCGTTCCGGGGAGTGTGTGCCCCTACCGGGGCCTGGCCTCCTACCGCCGGCAGGACGCCCGCTGGTTCTTCGGCCGGGAGCGCAGCACCGAGGCCCTGGTCGCCCAGTTGCGCGCGGCCCGGAGCACCGGCGGCCTGGTGATGCTGGTGGGAGCCTCGGGCGCGGGCAAGTCCTCCCTGCTCAGCGCGGGCCTGGTACCCGCCCTGCGGGAGGGGGCGCTCGCCGACGGCGAGAAGGACGCGGGGGACGCCGCAGCCCAGGGCGACGCACGGCGGGGAGACGCACGGCCGGGAAACCCTCGGCAGGAAGACCTGCGGGCGGGAGACCAGCGCGCGGGAGACCAGCGCGCGGGAGACCAGCGCGCGGGAGACCTGCGGCAGGGCGACGCACGGCCGGGAGATCAGCGGCAGGGCGACGCACGGCCGGGAAACCCCTGGCAGGAAGACCTGCGGCCGGGGGACCTGCGGCACGGCGGCGCACAGCATGGACACCCGCCCCAGGCCGACCGCCCGCAGGGAGAAGCCCCGCAAGGAACCGGCCCGGAGGGAACGGCTCCGCTAGGAGCAGCCCCGCAACGAACGGCCCCTCAAGGAACCGCCCCGCAGGGAACGGCCCCGCTAGGAGCAGCCCCCCAGGGCAAGACCCCGCAGGGAACGGTCCCCCAAGGAACCACCCCCCACGCAGAAGTCCTCCACCTCGTCCCCGGTGCCGATCCGCTCGGTGAGCTGGCCGCCCGGATCCCCGGGCTGGCGCCCCTCGTGCAGGACGCCCGCGCGCACGGCGACCCCGTCTCGCCGTGGTTCGCGCGGTCCGTGCGGGAGGCCGTCGCCGACTGGGCGCGGGGGGCGGCGCCCGGGCCCGGCCCCGCCGTCGTGATCGTGGACCAGTTCGAGGAGGTCTTCACCCTCTGCGCCGACGAGGCGGGCCGACGCCTCTTCGTACAGCTGCTGCACGCCGCTGCCACGCCCGCCGGGGCGGGGGAGCGGGCCCCGGCCCTTGTCGTGCTCGGCATCCGCGCCGACTTCTACGAGCAGTGCCTCGCCCACCCCGAACTGGCCGACGCCCTCCAGCACCGGCACATGGTCCTCGGCCCGCTGACCACGACGGAGCTGCGCGAGGCGGTCACCGGCCCCGCGAAGGCCGTGGGCCTCGAGCTCGAACCCGGCCTCGCCGAGCTCATCGTCCGCGAGGTCAGCGCCGACGGCCCGCGCGGCGCGCACGACGCCGGTGTGCTGCCGCTGCTCTCGCACGCCCTGCTCGCCACCTGGCAGCGCCGCAAGGCCGGCAGGCTGACCCTGGCCGGCTACCGCGCGGCCGGCGGTATCCAGGGCGCGGTCGCCGCGACCGCCGAACGCGCCTGGTCCGGCCTCGACCCCGCCGCCCGCACGGCCGCGCGGCTGCTGCTGCTGCGGCTGGTCCGGCTCGGCGAGGACACCCAGGCCACCCGCCGCCGCGGCACCCGCCGTCAGCTGGCGCAGGAGTCCACCGACCCCGGCGCGACGGAGGAGTCCCTGGAGGCGCTGGTGCGCGCCCGGCTGGTGACGCTGGACGCGGAGTCCGTGGAGATCACCCACGAGGCGCTGCTGACGGCGTGGCCGCGCCTGCGCGAGTGGATCGACGAGGACCGCAGCGACCATCTGCTGCGCCAGCGCCTGGAGGAGGACGGCCGGGCCTGGGAGGGCTCGCACCGCGACTCCTCGCTGCTCTACCGGGGCTCCCGCCTCGAACAGGCCCACACCTGGGCGAAGTCCGCCGGTGACACCTTCCTCACCCGCAGCGCGGTGGACTTCCTCGCCGCGTCGGTCCGGCTGCGCCGGCGCACGGTCCGGATCAGCCGCGCCGCGGTGTCGGCCCTGGTGGTGCTGGCCGTGCTGGCGGTCGGCGCGGCGGTCGTCGCCTGGCAGCAGCGCAACGACGCCGTGTTCGAACAGGTGGTCGCCGAGGCGGACCGGGTGCAGTACACGGACCCGTCGCTGTCGGCGCAGCTCGACCTGGTCGCCCACCGGCTGCGGCCCGACGACGAGGGCGCCCGCAACCGCCTGATCTCCATCGTCAACGCGCCCCTGGCCACCCCGCTCCTCGGCCACACCGGCGCCGTCTACCTGACCTCCTTCAGCCCGGACGGCAAACTGCTCGCAACCGCCAGCTACGACCGCACGGTCCGCCTGTGGAGCCTGGCCGACCCCTCCCGGCCCGAGCCGCTGGGCAAGCCCCTCACCGGCCACACGAGCTGGGTGAGCAGCGCGGTCTTCAGCCCCGACGGCCGCACCCTCGCCAGCGCGGGCGACGACGGCACGATCCGCCTGTGGGACATGAGCCGGCCCGCCGCTCCCCGGCCCCTCGGAAAGCCGCTCCAGGCGCACGGCGGCACCGTCTACCTGGTCGCCTTCAGCCCCGACGGCCACACCCTGGCCTCCGCCAACGAGGACAGCGGGGTCCGCCTGTGGAACGTGGCCGACCCGGCCGCGCCGAAGGCCCTCGCCACCCTCACCGGCCACACCGCCGCGGTGCGTTCCGTGGCGTTCAGCCCCGACGGCCGGACCCTCGCGACCGGCGGCGACGACAACGCCGTACGCCTGTGGAACACGGCCGACCCGAGCCGGCCGCGTCTCCTCGGCAAGCCGCTGACCGGCCATGACGGCACGATCCACTCCGTGGCGTTCAGCCCCGACGGCCGTACCCTCGCCAGCGGCAGCGCGGACGACACCGTACGGCTGTGGCGGGTGTCGGACCCCGCCCGCCCGGCCGCCCTCGGCGCCCCGCTCACCGGTCACACCGGTCCCGTCTGGTCCGTGTCCTTCTCCCCGGACGGCTCCCTGCTCGCCGCCGCCAGCGCGGACAGCACGGCCATCCTGTGGAACGTCAGCGACCCGAAGTACCCCTCCCAGCTCGGCGAGCCCCTCGCGGGCAGCAGCGGCGAGATGTACGCGCTGGGCTTCAGCCCGGACGGCACCACCCTCGCCACTGGCAGCGGGGACACCAAGGTCCGGCTGTGGTCGGTCCCCACCGCGGACATGATCGGCAGCACCGGCGCGTTCCGTCCGGACGGGCGGGTGCTCGGCACGGCGGCCCGCGACGGACGCATCCGCCTGTGGAACGTGGCCCGGCCCGGGCGGCCGGAGCCGCTCGGCGAGCCGTTCATGGCGGCCGACGGTGGCTACCGCTCGCTGGCCTTCTCCCCCGACGGCCACACCCTCGCGATCCTCACCGACAACCGCGCGGTCCATCTCTACGACGTCACCGATCCGGCCCGTCCCGTCTCCCACGGCGCCCCGATCACCCTGCGCACCCGCTTCACGGGCCCGGACGCGCTCGCGTACAGCCCCGACGGACGGACCCTGGCCACGGGCTACGACGACCGCACGATCCAGCTCTGGAACGTGGCCGACCCGTCCCACGTCACCCGGCTGGGCGCCCCGCTCACCGGGCATCGCGGCTACGTCAACTCCCTCGCCTTCAGCCCCGACGGGAAGACCCTGGCCTCCGGCAGCGCGGACGCCACCATCCGCCTGTGGAACGTGACCGACCCGGGCCGTACGACGCCCGTCGGCACCCCTCTCAAGGGCCACTCGGGTCCGGTCAACGCCCTCGCCTTCAGCCCCGACGGGAAAACCCTGGCCTCCGGCAGCGACGACGACACGGTCCGCCTGTGGAACATCGCGGACCTCTCCCGGGCGGGCCGCCTCGGCTCCCCCCTCACCGGCCACACCGAGGCGGTCGTCTCCCTGACCTACAGCAAGGACGGCGGCACGCTCGCCAGCGGCGGCAACGACAACACGGTCCGCCTCTGGAACGTCCGCGTCCCCTCCGACGCCTCCCCCATCGGCCAGTCGATGAGCCCCAACGCCAAGACCGGCAACTTCCTGTCGTTCAGCCCCAACAGCCGCATGCTGGGCGTCTCCAGCGGCGCCGACACGGTCCGGCTGTGGAACCTCGACGTCGACCGGGCCATCACCCACATCTGCGCCACCACCCGCAACGTCCTCACCGCCGAGAAGTGGCACGAGTACCTCCCCCGCCTCTCGTACGATCCTCCGTGCCCCACCTGA
- a CDS encoding DLW-39 family protein, with amino-acid sequence MKKLLLVALAAIGGLLVYRQIQADRAEQDLWTEATDSVPTGS; translated from the coding sequence GTGAAGAAGCTGCTCCTGGTCGCACTGGCCGCCATCGGCGGTCTCCTCGTGTACCGCCAGATCCAGGCGGATCGCGCCGAGCAGGACCTGTGGACGGAGGCGACTGACTCCGTGCCCACGGGTTCCTGA
- a CDS encoding DUF6344 domain-containing protein has translation MTVNRVMKLWTAIVTAFLAVCTALGFVASTAATATAQTGPKHTGGEKATGGEGNPHGAGIPETGIGGESTRGESFGGGALSSEDFSGEHVSRDGFRDESLGDEGFRDESFGDGGFERAGFDRAGSERAGSERAGSERAGFGDERFTSESFGSESFGREVLAQDGPAVEVPALDGPAHAVPAPRGVPARGITGDARPSGPSGPVTGGVPVASPAAASSWDWFHSRSLPPTMKQRILAEAHGKSPNCRHLPLTDAEAAEQACDLEDEDEEEAEPSIPLQR, from the coding sequence ATGACCGTGAACCGGGTCATGAAGCTGTGGACCGCCATCGTCACCGCGTTCCTCGCGGTGTGCACGGCGCTCGGCTTCGTCGCTTCGACCGCCGCGACCGCGACGGCACAGACGGGGCCGAAGCACACCGGCGGCGAGAAGGCCACCGGCGGCGAGGGAAACCCGCACGGCGCGGGGATCCCCGAGACGGGCATCGGGGGTGAGAGCACGCGCGGTGAGAGCTTTGGTGGTGGGGCCCTCAGCAGTGAGGACTTCAGCGGCGAGCATGTCAGCCGGGACGGCTTCCGGGACGAGAGCTTGGGGGACGAGGGCTTCCGGGACGAGAGCTTCGGCGACGGGGGCTTCGAGCGTGCGGGCTTCGACCGTGCGGGCTCCGAGCGTGCGGGCTCCGAGCGTGCGGGCTCCGAGCGTGCGGGCTTCGGTGACGAACGCTTCACCAGCGAGAGCTTCGGCAGCGAGAGCTTCGGCCGTGAAGTCCTCGCCCAGGACGGCCCCGCCGTGGAAGTGCCTGCCCTCGACGGGCCGGCCCATGCCGTGCCCGCTCCTCGTGGCGTGCCGGCCCGTGGGATCACCGGCGATGCGCGTCCCTCCGGCCCCTCCGGCCCGGTCACCGGTGGTGTGCCGGTCGCGTCGCCGGCCGCCGCCTCCTCCTGGGACTGGTTCCACTCCCGCTCCCTGCCTCCCACGATGAAGCAGCGCATCCTCGCCGAGGCCCATGGCAAGTCCCCGAACTGCCGCCACCTCCCCCTCACCGACGCGGAAGCGGCCGAGCAGGCCTGCGACCTGGAGGACGAGGACGAGGAGGAGGCCGAGCCCTCGATCCCGCTGCAGCGTTGA
- a CDS encoding DUF3566 domain-containing protein, whose product MSGATGAGTSAGTDKNGGGRGSAAPEGDARTTSARGAEGREQDTHTTQLKAIKPTADAPSPSPDTQGSKGSQGGTVTDTRGPQAQQPASPLPADRQAQQPAAAPYHPPQAYPTQATPPGTVRRPRTGAGARTVPRVRKARLRVAKADPWSVMKVSFLLSIALGICTIVAAAVLWMVMDAMGVFSTVGGTISEATGSNESNGFDLQSFLSLPHVLMFTTIIAVIDVVLATALATLGAFIYNLSAGFVGGVELTLAEDE is encoded by the coding sequence GTGAGCGGAGCCACGGGCGCCGGTACGTCTGCCGGCACGGACAAGAACGGCGGCGGCCGTGGCTCCGCCGCGCCGGAGGGGGACGCGCGCACGACCAGCGCGCGGGGCGCGGAGGGACGTGAGCAGGACACGCACACGACCCAGCTGAAGGCGATCAAGCCGACCGCCGACGCGCCCTCCCCCTCGCCCGACACGCAAGGATCCAAGGGATCCCAGGGGGGAACCGTGACGGACACCAGAGGTCCGCAGGCCCAGCAGCCGGCCTCACCGCTGCCCGCCGACCGGCAGGCCCAGCAGCCTGCCGCGGCGCCGTACCACCCGCCGCAGGCCTACCCGACCCAGGCGACGCCGCCGGGTACGGTACGCCGTCCGCGCACCGGCGCCGGAGCGCGCACCGTGCCGCGGGTCCGCAAGGCGCGGCTGCGGGTCGCGAAGGCCGACCCGTGGTCGGTGATGAAGGTCAGCTTCCTGCTGTCGATCGCGCTCGGCATCTGCACGATCGTCGCGGCGGCGGTGCTGTGGATGGTCATGGACGCGATGGGCGTCTTCTCGACGGTCGGCGGCACCATCTCCGAGGCCACCGGCTCCAACGAGTCCAACGGCTTCGACCTGCAGTCCTTCCTGTCCCTCCCCCACGTCCTGATGTTCACGACGATCATCGCGGTCATCGACGTCGTCCTGGCGACGGCCCTCGCGACCCTCGGCGCGTTCATCTACAACCTCTCCGCCGGCTTCGTCGGCGGCGTGGAGCTGACGCTCGCCGAGGACGAGTGA
- a CDS encoding serine/threonine-protein kinase, whose translation MGEVFAGRYELADPIGRGGVGAVWRAWDHRRRRYVAAKVLQQRDAHSLLRFVREQGLRIDHPHVLAPASWAADDDKVLFTMDLVAGGSLVNLVNDYGPLPPAFVCTLLDQLLSGLAAVHAEGVVHRDIKPANVLLEATGTARPRLRLSDFGIAMRLGEPRLTETNLVVGTPGYLAPEQMLGAEPDFPADLFAVGLVALYLLEGAKPDAKALVQYFAEHGTPGAPKGIPDPLWQVVALLLQPDPEARFRTATGARKALAAAVELLPEPGPDDEIIEIFNQLGPLPEGFAPEGPLKPLPRKTPSGAPDPGRTRKPLVPAPPTTPPGTGSWSFPARPLAPPGPTGGTGPGETSPHTSSSLNPPPTPTPTPTPTPTPSHAGPVPPQPTAAPPTAPHTPPSAPSLPPHPPTVTPTPTPTPTPTPTPTPSMSDTGSFHLPPPLPAVTATSTPHPYLTPTHDSTFALARSSTATASYTAQDPVPEAPRPRGHRAVRQRRPGPSAKVAVPLLLLALACYAVGFWALARI comes from the coding sequence ATGGGTGAGGTCTTCGCCGGACGGTACGAACTGGCCGACCCGATCGGGCGCGGAGGGGTCGGTGCGGTCTGGCGTGCCTGGGACCACCGCCGCCGCCGGTACGTGGCCGCGAAGGTGCTCCAGCAGCGGGACGCCCACTCCCTGCTGAGGTTCGTCCGTGAACAGGGACTGCGCATCGACCACCCGCATGTGCTCGCGCCCGCGAGCTGGGCCGCCGACGACGACAAGGTGCTGTTCACCATGGACCTGGTGGCCGGCGGTTCGCTGGTCAACCTCGTCAACGACTACGGTCCCCTGCCGCCCGCGTTCGTCTGCACCCTGCTCGACCAACTCCTGTCCGGGCTCGCCGCCGTGCACGCCGAGGGCGTCGTCCACCGTGACATCAAACCGGCGAACGTGCTCCTCGAAGCCACCGGCACCGCCCGCCCCCGCCTCCGGCTGTCCGACTTCGGCATCGCGATGCGGCTGGGCGAACCGCGCCTGACCGAGACCAACCTCGTGGTGGGAACGCCCGGTTACCTCGCCCCCGAGCAGATGCTCGGCGCCGAACCCGACTTCCCCGCCGACCTGTTCGCCGTTGGCCTGGTCGCGCTGTACCTCCTGGAGGGCGCCAAGCCCGACGCCAAGGCCCTCGTGCAGTACTTCGCCGAGCACGGAACTCCCGGCGCCCCCAAGGGGATTCCGGATCCGCTGTGGCAGGTCGTCGCCCTGCTGCTCCAGCCCGATCCCGAAGCGCGTTTCCGTACGGCGACGGGGGCGCGCAAGGCCCTGGCGGCGGCCGTGGAACTCCTCCCCGAGCCCGGTCCCGACGACGAGATCATCGAGATCTTCAACCAACTCGGGCCGCTCCCGGAGGGGTTCGCCCCCGAAGGGCCCCTGAAACCGCTCCCGAGGAAGACCCCTTCCGGGGCTCCCGACCCGGGCCGCACCAGGAAGCCTCTCGTGCCCGCCCCGCCGACCACACCCCCGGGAACGGGGTCCTGGTCCTTCCCCGCCCGGCCCCTCGCACCCCCCGGCCCGACCGGTGGGACCGGTCCAGGCGAAACGTCCCCTCACACGTCTTCGTCCCTGAACCCGCCCCCGACGCCGACGCCGACGCCGACCCCCACCCCGACCCCGTCCCACGCCGGTCCCGTCCCCCCTCAGCCGACCGCCGCTCCCCCCACGGCCCCGCACACCCCGCCGAGCGCCCCGAGCCTCCCCCCGCATCCCCCGACGGTCACCCCGACACCGACCCCCACCCCTACCCCCACTCCGACCCCCACCCCCTCCATGTCGGACACCGGCAGCTTCCATCTGCCACCCCCTCTGCCGGCGGTCACCGCCACCTCCACCCCTCACCCGTACCTCACCCCCACCCACGACTCCACGTTCGCCCTGGCCCGCTCCAGCACCGCCACCGCCTCCTACACCGCTCAGGACCCGGTGCCGGAGGCTCCGCGGCCGCGGGGGCACCGGGCCGTGCGGCAGCGGCGGCCGGGGCCGTCCGCCAAGGTCGCGGTGCCCCTGCTGCTGCTCGCGCTGGCCTGTTACGCCGTCGGGTTCTGGGCGCTGGCGCGGATCTGA